Proteins from a single region of Nomascus leucogenys isolate Asia chromosome 2, Asia_NLE_v1, whole genome shotgun sequence:
- the LOC115837603 gene encoding activated CDC42 kinase 1-like isoform X6: MAGGGSVPALMVCRDGGLLTGQGAGAGLRGLVLMEAVSGRSQCCLLQLRRREAGLAGPHGAARQSRFRPSDRVVGGALRTWPPLADLRPRGELGVEGCWGTLGFLSHVPPPLVPLTLPDCLPVGVSLSIAEPTYDPVSEDQDPLSSDFKRLGLRKPGLPRGLWLAKPSARVPGTKAGRGGGAEVTLIDFGEEPAVPALRPCAPSLAQLAMDACSLLDETPPESPTWALPRTLHPTPVVDWDARPLPPPPAYDDVAQDEDDFEVCSINSTLVGARVPAGPSRRQTNYTFVPEQARLPPPLEDNLFPPPQGGAKPPSSAQTAQIFQALQQECMRQLQVPASSPAPSPSPGGDDKPQVPPRVPIPPRPVRPHVQLSPAPSGEEEAGRWPGPASPPRVPPREPLSPQGSRTPSPLVPPGSSPLPPRLSSSPGKTMPTTQSFASDPKYATPQVIQAPGPRAGPCILPIVRDGKKVSSTHYYLLPERPSYLERYQRFLREAQSPEEPAPLPVPLLLPPPSTPAPAAPTATVRPMPQAALDPKANFSTNNSNPGARPPAPRATARLPQRGCPGDGPEPGRPADKIQMGP; the protein is encoded by the exons ATGGCAGGAGGCGGCTCCGTGCCCGCACTAATGGTGTGCCGTGACGGGGGCTTACTAACCGGCCAGGGCGCAGGTGCAGGGCTGCGGGGTCTGGTGCTGATGGAGGCAGTGTCAGGCAGGAGCCAGTGTTGCTTGCTCCAGCTTAGACGGAGGGAGGCGGGGCTCGCTGGTCCACACGGGGCTGCCAGGCAGAGCAGGTTCCGCCCTTCTGATCGAGTGGTCGGAGGTGCGCTGAGAACCTGGCCGCCGCTGGCTGACCTCAGACCTCGGGGGGAACTGGGAGTGGAGGGTTGCTGGGGGACACTCGGCTTTCTTTCCCACGTGCCACCTCCCCTCGTGCCCCTGACCCTGCCTGATTGCCTTCCTGTCGGGGTCTCCCTTTCCATCGCAGAACCAACCTATGACCCTGTGAGCGAGGACCAAGACCCCCTGTCCAGCGACTTCAAGAGGCTGGGCCTGCGGAAGCCAGGCCTGCCCCGAGGGCTGTGGCTGGCAAAGCCCTCAGCGCGGGTGCCGGGCACCAAGGCCGGCCGAGGCGGCGGGGCTGAGGTCACGCTCATCGACTTCGGTGAGGAGCCCGCGGTCCCGGCCCTACGGCCCTGCGCGCCCTCCCTGGCGCAGCTGGCCATGGACGCCTGCTCCCTGCTGGACGAGACCCCACCTGAGAGCCCCACGTGGGCCCTGCCCCGGACCCTGCACCCCACGCCCGTGGTGGACTGGGACGCACGCCCGCTGCCGCCCCCGCCCGCCTATGACGACGTGGCCCAGGATGAGGATGACTTCGAGGTCTGCTCCATCAACAGCACCCTGGTGGGCGCCAGGGTCCCTGCGGGGCCCAGCCGGCGCCAGACCAACTACACCTTTGTGCCTGAACAGGCGCGGCTGCCCCCTCCCCTGGAGGACAACCTGTTTCCCCCGCCCCAGGGGGGGGCCAAGCCGCCCAGCTCCGCGCAGACCGCACAGATCTTCCAGGCGCTGCAGCAGGAGTGCATGAGGCAGCTGCAGGTTCCGGCCAGCTCCCCGGCCCCCTCTCCCAGCCCGGGGGGTGACGACAAGCCCCAGGTGCCCCCTCGGGTACCCATCCCCCCTCGGCCCGTGCGCCCACACGTCCAGCTGTCTCCAGCCCCCTCGGGCGAGGAGGAGGCCGGTCGGTGGCCTGGACCTGCCTCCCCTCCCCGGGTGCCTCCGCGGGAGCCCCTGTCCCCTCAAGGCTCCAGGACACCCAGCCCCCTGGTACCACCTGGCAGCTCCCCACTGCCACCCCGGCTCTCCAGCTCACCTGGGAAGACCATGCCCACCACCCAGAGCTTTGCCTCAGACCCCAAGTACGCCACCCCCCAGGTGATCCAGGCGCCTGGCCCGCGGGCTGGTCCCTGCATCCTGCCCATTGTCCGGGATGGCAAGAAGGTCAGCAGCACCCACTATTACTTGCTGCCCGAGCGACCGTCCTACCTGGAGCGCTACCAGCGCTTCCTGCGTGAGGCCCAGAGCCCCGAGGAGCCGGCCCCCCTGCCTGTGCCTCTGCTGCTGCCCCCACCCAGCACCCCGGCCCCCGCCGCCCCCACGGCCACCGTGCGGCCGATGCCCCAGGCTGCCTTGGACCCTAAGGCCAACTTCTCCACCAACAACAGCAACCCAGGGGCCCGGCCGCCAGCCCCGAGGGCCACTGCTCGGCTGCCACAGAGGGGCTGCCCTGGCGACGGGCCAGAGCCGGGCCGGCCAGCAGACAAGATCCAGATG GGACCCTGA